One genomic segment of Ancylobacter sp. IITR112 includes these proteins:
- a CDS encoding SDR family oxidoreductase, whose protein sequence is MAGKILVLGASGHVGRPLVKELLARGEAVKAASRSGAAIEGAEGVAFAFDRPETYAAAFEGVDRAYVLLPGGVTTPREWLIPVIEAAATRKVKVVLQTALGVDADDSIPYRQIELALIASGTPYVILRPNWFTDNFLNFWKPGIDHAGAIAVPAGEGKSSFIDGRDIAASAAAVLTTDRFDNQAFNLTGPQALSYAEAAAILAEVIGKPVAYAPVDDDTFVGILTGAGIGADYARFLASIFYPVREGWTAGVTDAVKTLTGKEPRSVAQWAQDHAAALRG, encoded by the coding sequence ATGGCAGGCAAGATTTTGGTTCTCGGCGCGAGCGGTCATGTCGGCCGGCCGCTGGTGAAAGAACTGCTGGCGCGCGGCGAGGCGGTGAAGGCGGCCTCGCGCAGCGGCGCGGCGATCGAGGGCGCGGAAGGCGTCGCCTTCGCCTTCGACCGGCCGGAGACCTACGCGGCGGCGTTCGAGGGCGTCGACCGCGCCTATGTGCTGTTGCCGGGCGGTGTCACCACGCCGCGCGAATGGCTGATCCCGGTCATCGAGGCTGCCGCTACCCGCAAGGTGAAAGTGGTGCTGCAGACCGCGCTCGGCGTCGATGCCGACGATTCCATCCCCTATCGCCAGATCGAGCTGGCGCTCATCGCCTCCGGCACGCCCTATGTGATCCTGCGGCCGAACTGGTTCACCGACAATTTCCTGAACTTCTGGAAGCCGGGCATCGACCATGCCGGCGCCATCGCCGTGCCGGCGGGCGAGGGCAAGTCGAGCTTCATCGACGGGCGCGACATTGCCGCCAGCGCCGCCGCGGTTCTCACCACCGACCGGTTCGACAACCAGGCCTTCAATCTCACCGGCCCGCAGGCGCTGAGCTATGCCGAAGCGGCCGCGATTCTTGCGGAAGTGATCGGCAAGCCGGTCGCCTATGCCCCGGTCGATGACGACACCTTCGTCGGTATCCTCACCGGCGCCGGCATCGGCGCGGACTATGCCCGCTTCCTCGCCAGCATCTTCTATCCCGTGCGCGAGGGCTGGACGGCCGGCGTGACCGACGCGGTGAAGACACTGACCGGCAAGGAGCCGCGCAGCGTGGCGCAATGGGCGCAGGACCACGCGGCGGCGCTGCGGGGCTGA
- a CDS encoding transglutaminase family protein: MITLQCGYRIEVACDRPTAAITLIDPHPERQVDILDVVALSVTALGDGSPVASDTYQDGFGNICRRLVIPPGGARFESRINVADPGTLDVFDLDAIEHNPADLPPEVLQFLLPSRYCEVDDLSNTAWDLFGSYAPGWNRVQQICNFVHAQIRFDYQCARSTRTAAQAFNERVGVCRDFTHLAVALTRAMNIPARYCNGFLGDVGVPPNPAPMDYNAWFEAYIGGHWHTFDARHNVPRIGRVLVARGRDAADIPMLHTFGPHVLQRFEVITEEIAA, encoded by the coding sequence ATGATCACCCTACAATGCGGCTACCGGATCGAGGTCGCGTGCGACCGCCCGACCGCCGCCATCACCTTGATCGACCCGCATCCCGAGAGACAGGTCGATATCCTTGATGTCGTCGCGCTCAGCGTCACCGCGCTTGGCGACGGCAGCCCCGTTGCCTCCGACACGTATCAAGACGGTTTCGGCAATATCTGCCGGCGGCTGGTCATCCCGCCCGGCGGCGCGCGCTTCGAAAGCCGCATCAACGTCGCCGATCCCGGCACGCTGGACGTGTTCGACCTCGACGCCATCGAGCACAACCCGGCCGATCTGCCGCCCGAGGTGCTGCAATTCCTGCTGCCGAGCCGGTATTGTGAGGTGGACGATCTGTCCAACACGGCGTGGGACCTGTTCGGCAGCTACGCTCCCGGCTGGAACCGGGTGCAACAGATTTGCAATTTCGTCCACGCGCAGATTCGCTTCGACTATCAATGCGCGCGCAGCACCCGCACCGCTGCGCAGGCGTTCAACGAGAGGGTCGGCGTCTGCCGCGACTTCACCCATCTCGCCGTGGCGCTCACCCGGGCGATGAACATTCCCGCCCGCTACTGCAACGGCTTTCTCGGCGATGTCGGCGTGCCGCCCAACCCGGCGCCGATGGACTATAATGCGTGGTTCGAAGCCTATATTGGCGGGCACTGGCACACATTCGATGCCCGCCACAACGTGCCGCGCATCGGCCGGGTGCTGGTGGCGCGCGGGCGCGATGCCGCCGATATCCCGATGCTTCACACCTTCGGCCCGCATGTTCTGCAGCGCTTCGAGGTGATCACCGAGGAGATCGCGGCCTGA
- a CDS encoding winged helix-turn-helix transcriptional regulator — translation MRYAYNVYEDRCPTRMVLDRLADKWALLILDRLEDGPVRFNHLRRDIKGISQKVLSQTLKKLERDGLVTRTVTPTVPVTVEYALTPLGRALGETAAALTHWAEHNMDAILAAQAAYDAALAAR, via the coding sequence ATGCGCTACGCCTACAATGTCTATGAAGACCGGTGCCCCACCCGCATGGTGCTGGACCGGCTGGCCGACAAATGGGCGCTGCTGATCCTCGACCGGCTGGAGGACGGACCGGTGCGGTTCAACCATCTGCGCCGCGACATCAAGGGCATCTCGCAGAAAGTGCTGTCGCAGACGCTGAAGAAGCTGGAGCGCGACGGGCTGGTGACGCGCACAGTGACTCCGACCGTGCCGGTCACGGTGGAATACGCCCTGACCCCGCTCGGCCGCGCATTGGGGGAGACGGCCGCCGCCCTCACCCATTGGGCCGAGCACAATATGGACGCCATCCTCGCCGCCCAGGCGGCCTATGACGCGGCGCTGGCGGCGCGATAA
- a CDS encoding DsbA family protein produces MSSLSLLRRAGRATLALGLAAGLLLGAAHTPASALDDAQRKEFESVIRDYLLNNPEVIQEAIMVLQQRQAAAAAKQREAAVAELKPRIYDTARGVVVGNPQGDVTLVEFFDYNCGYCKRALGDMVDLIKGDPKLKVILKEFPVLGPGSVEAARVAVAVRLTAPDKYFDFHKKLLGERGQANKDKAIEAAVAVGVDKAALEKALDNPEVNATLQDDLQLAEALGIDGTPSYVLGDQVVVGAVGHDQLKDAIASVRKCGKTQC; encoded by the coding sequence ATGTCGTCCCTCAGCCTCCTCCGCCGCGCCGGCCGCGCGACCCTCGCGCTCGGCCTCGCCGCCGGCCTGCTGCTCGGCGCGGCGCACACGCCCGCCTCCGCGCTCGACGATGCCCAGCGCAAGGAGTTCGAGAGCGTCATCCGCGACTATCTCCTGAACAATCCCGAGGTGATCCAGGAAGCGATCATGGTGCTGCAGCAGCGCCAGGCGGCGGCGGCGGCGAAGCAGCGGGAGGCGGCAGTGGCCGAGCTCAAGCCGCGCATCTATGACACCGCGCGCGGCGTGGTGGTCGGCAACCCGCAGGGCGATGTCACCCTGGTCGAGTTCTTCGACTACAATTGCGGCTACTGCAAGCGCGCCCTCGGCGACATGGTCGACCTCATCAAGGGCGACCCCAAGCTCAAGGTGATCCTGAAGGAATTCCCCGTGCTCGGACCGGGCTCGGTGGAAGCCGCGCGCGTCGCCGTCGCGGTTCGCCTCACCGCCCCGGACAAGTATTTCGACTTCCACAAGAAGCTGCTTGGCGAGCGCGGCCAGGCCAACAAGGACAAGGCGATCGAGGCGGCAGTCGCCGTCGGCGTCGACAAGGCGGCGCTGGAGAAGGCGCTCGACAACCCGGAAGTCAACGCCACGCTGCAGGACGACCTGCAACTGGCCGAGGCGCTCGGCATCGACGGAACGCCAAGCTATGTGCTGGGCGACCAGGTGGTGGTTGGCGCGGTTGGCCACGACCAGCTCAAGGACGCCATCGCCTCCGTGCGCAAATGCGGCAAGACCCAGTGCTGA
- a CDS encoding M48 family metalloprotease, whose product MMPSLLLDNPSPARRPSPADRRSRGGIATPRPTPRPGVRLARGAAFLAAAALLVPAAPAQAQSRQPGIIRDAEIETLLRDYTRPIFKVAGLQQQNIQVVLVGSDSFNAFVADGRRIFINTGALKQSKTPNEIIGVLAHETGHIAGGHLANMRQQLESAQTAAIVAMLLAAGGVAAGAASGANMGGAAAGAIMAPQEVIRRTLLSYQRGQEASADQAAVKYLTATKQSAKGMLTTFERFQNDQIFLSQRVDPYVLSHPMATERIALLSEMAHKSPYFDAKDSPALQARHDMMRAKLVGFTQPPDTVSRTYPRSDTSLPARYARAISGYRFGSIPDALNQIDSLIAEQPNNPYFYELKGQALLESGRAREAVPPLRRAVALSNGNPLIRMLLGQALVASEDKSAMDEAVRELTFSLQREPSSPAGWRYLAMAYGRMGDIPNADLASAQAAYMSGDFRLSRELATRARNGFKLGSPGWLKADDIVNYKPPVDPNARSKRAGQ is encoded by the coding sequence ATGATGCCTTCCCTGCTGCTTGACAACCCCTCGCCCGCGCGGCGCCCGAGCCCCGCCGACCGCCGTTCCCGCGGGGGCATTGCCACGCCGCGCCCGACGCCTCGTCCGGGCGTTCGCCTGGCACGGGGCGCCGCATTCCTGGCCGCGGCCGCGCTGCTCGTCCCCGCTGCACCCGCCCAGGCGCAAAGCCGCCAGCCCGGCATCATCCGCGACGCCGAGATCGAAACCCTGCTGCGCGACTATACGCGCCCGATCTTCAAGGTTGCTGGACTGCAGCAGCAGAACATCCAGGTGGTGCTGGTCGGCAGCGACAGCTTCAACGCCTTCGTCGCCGACGGCCGGCGCATCTTCATCAATACCGGCGCGCTCAAGCAATCGAAGACGCCGAACGAGATCATCGGCGTTCTCGCGCATGAGACCGGCCATATCGCCGGCGGCCATCTCGCCAATATGCGCCAGCAACTGGAATCGGCGCAGACCGCGGCGATTGTCGCCATGCTGCTCGCCGCCGGCGGCGTGGCGGCCGGCGCGGCCAGCGGGGCCAATATGGGCGGGGCGGCGGCCGGCGCCATCATGGCGCCGCAGGAAGTCATCCGCCGCACCCTGCTGTCCTATCAGCGCGGCCAGGAAGCCTCGGCCGACCAGGCGGCGGTGAAATACCTCACCGCCACCAAGCAGTCCGCCAAGGGGATGCTGACGACCTTCGAGCGCTTCCAGAACGACCAGATTTTCCTCAGCCAGCGCGTCGATCCCTATGTGCTCAGCCATCCCATGGCGACGGAGCGCATCGCGCTGCTGTCGGAAATGGCCCATAAGAGCCCCTATTTCGACGCCAAGGACTCGCCCGCCCTGCAGGCGCGGCACGACATGATGCGCGCCAAGCTGGTCGGCTTCACCCAGCCGCCGGACACGGTGAGCCGCACCTATCCGCGTTCCGACACCTCGCTGCCGGCGCGCTATGCCCGGGCGATCTCCGGCTATCGCTTCGGCAGCATTCCAGACGCGCTGAACCAGATCGATTCGCTGATCGCGGAACAGCCGAACAACCCCTATTTCTACGAGCTCAAGGGCCAGGCGCTGCTGGAATCGGGCCGCGCCCGCGAGGCGGTGCCGCCGCTGCGCCGCGCCGTGGCGCTGTCAAACGGCAATCCGCTGATCCGCATGCTGCTCGGCCAGGCGCTGGTCGCCAGCGAGGACAAGTCCGCCATGGACGAGGCGGTGCGCGAACTCACCTTCAGTCTGCAGCGCGAGCCCTCCTCGCCGGCCGGCTGGCGCTATCTCGCCATGGCCTATGGCCGTATGGGCGACATTCCCAATGCCGACCTCGCCTCGGCCCAGGCCGCCTATATGAGCGGCGATTTCCGCCTGTCGCGCGAACTCGCCACCCGTGCCCGCAACGGCTTCAAGCTCGGCTCGCCGGGCTGGCTGAAGGCGGACGACATCGTCAACTACAAGCCGCCGGTGGACCCGAACGCCCGCAGCAAGAGAGCCGGCCAGTAA
- a CDS encoding pyridoxal phosphate-dependent aminotransferase: protein MDSASTSTRLAAAARLAGASRRSEIAPFIVMDVMERAARIEAAGGHVIHMEVGQPAAPAPSTAREAARRALDHGRIGYTTALGIPSLRARIARHYGETYGLDLDPGRVVVTTGSSSGFLLTFLAQFEPGDRVAIANPGYPPYRHILTALGCEPVLIETDAASRWVITPEALLDAHRRAPLKGVLVASPANPTGTMMRPSALAELIRTAEEAGIRFISDEIYHGLDYSFPASTAAAVSPEATIIHSFSKYFCMTGWRVGWMVMPAGLVRAVERLQQNLMISVPTLSQIAAEAAFDGAGEMETVKHGYEENRLILTQGLPAAGLPEFLPVDGAFYLYADVARFTDDSAAFARRLLDEAHVAATPGVDFDPHRGHHYLRLSYAGAPDEMREAVHRIGDFLRKG from the coding sequence ATGGATTCAGCGTCAACGTCAACCCGCCTCGCGGCCGCCGCGCGTCTCGCCGGCGCTTCCCGCCGCAGCGAGATTGCCCCGTTCATCGTCATGGACGTGATGGAGCGGGCCGCACGGATCGAGGCGGCGGGGGGGCATGTCATCCATATGGAGGTCGGCCAGCCGGCGGCGCCGGCGCCCTCCACCGCGCGCGAGGCGGCGCGGCGCGCGCTCGACCATGGTCGCATCGGCTACACCACCGCGCTCGGCATACCCTCGCTGCGCGCCCGCATCGCCCGACATTATGGCGAGACCTATGGGCTCGACCTCGATCCTGGCCGGGTGGTGGTGACGACCGGCTCGTCCTCCGGCTTCCTGCTCACCTTCCTCGCCCAGTTCGAGCCCGGCGACCGGGTAGCGATCGCCAATCCCGGCTACCCGCCCTATCGCCACATCCTCACCGCGCTCGGTTGCGAGCCGGTGCTGATCGAGACCGATGCCGCCTCGCGCTGGGTCATCACGCCGGAGGCGCTGCTCGACGCCCACCGCCGCGCCCCGCTCAAGGGCGTGCTGGTGGCGAGCCCGGCCAACCCCACCGGCACGATGATGCGGCCCTCGGCGCTGGCGGAATTGATCCGCACGGCGGAAGAGGCGGGCATCCGCTTCATTTCCGACGAGATTTACCACGGGCTCGACTACTCCTTCCCCGCCTCGACGGCGGCGGCGGTGAGCCCCGAGGCCACCATCATCCATTCCTTCTCGAAATATTTCTGCATGACCGGCTGGCGGGTCGGCTGGATGGTGATGCCGGCAGGTCTCGTGCGCGCCGTGGAGCGGCTGCAGCAGAACCTGATGATCTCGGTGCCCACCCTCTCGCAGATCGCCGCCGAGGCGGCCTTTGACGGCGCCGGCGAGATGGAGACGGTCAAGCACGGCTATGAGGAGAACCGGCTGATCCTGACGCAGGGCCTGCCCGCCGCCGGCCTGCCGGAGTTCCTGCCCGTCGACGGTGCGTTCTATCTCTATGCCGATGTGGCCCGCTTCACCGATGATTCCGCCGCTTTCGCCCGGCGGCTGCTGGACGAGGCGCATGTGGCGGCGACGCCGGGGGTCGATTTCGACCCGCATCGCGGCCACCATTATCTGCGCCTCTCCTATGCCGGTGCGCCGGACGAGATGCGCGAGGCGGTTCACCGGATCGGCGATTTCCTGCGCAAGGGGTGA
- a CDS encoding N-acetylmuramoyl-L-alanine amidase: MRNIWLAAALALLPAWFSTCHAADAEAPVVASDARLAGDDQRTRLVIDLSRAVPLGAFTLADPYRVVVDIPDVIFALPASAGQEGRGLVSAYRFGLFAPGKARIVLDVTAPVKVDKAFVLEPMDDQPARLVIDLVKTDRESFLKAAAAPQRAVDQPEMPQAEVAAAGDLRPVIVLDPGHGGIDAGAVNAKYGVNEKQLVLVIARQLERRLQETGRYRVLMTRTKDTYVSLGQRVRFAREHGARLFISLHADSLGSKDGDVRGATIYTISDRASDAESQRLADSENKADLIAGIDLSEEPADVAGILFDLAQRETRNFSALFARSLAGSVSGVARMHKSPLKSAGFKVLKAPDVPSVLFELGYLSSAKDLELMTSAAWQASVTEAMVAAIDAYFAAQGPVEGIPVALPASTGRTGGDPLAATGP; this comes from the coding sequence ATGCGGAATATCTGGCTCGCGGCGGCGCTGGCGCTGCTGCCGGCGTGGTTTTCCACCTGCCATGCCGCCGACGCCGAGGCTCCGGTGGTGGCGAGCGATGCGCGCCTGGCCGGCGACGACCAGCGCACCCGACTGGTGATCGACCTCTCACGCGCCGTACCTCTCGGCGCCTTCACCCTCGCCGATCCCTACCGTGTTGTCGTTGATATTCCCGATGTGATCTTCGCGCTGCCGGCCTCCGCCGGGCAGGAGGGGCGGGGTCTTGTCTCGGCCTATCGCTTCGGCCTGTTCGCGCCGGGCAAGGCCCGCATCGTGCTCGACGTGACGGCGCCGGTGAAGGTCGACAAGGCTTTCGTGCTGGAACCGATGGATGACCAGCCGGCCCGGCTGGTCATCGACCTCGTCAAGACCGACCGGGAAAGCTTCCTGAAAGCCGCCGCCGCGCCGCAGCGGGCGGTCGACCAGCCGGAGATGCCGCAGGCCGAGGTCGCCGCCGCCGGCGATCTGCGTCCGGTCATCGTGCTCGATCCCGGCCATGGCGGCATTGATGCCGGGGCGGTGAACGCCAAATACGGGGTGAACGAGAAGCAGTTGGTGCTGGTCATCGCCCGCCAACTGGAGCGGCGCCTGCAGGAGACCGGGCGCTACCGCGTGCTGATGACGCGCACCAAGGACACCTATGTCTCGCTCGGCCAGCGTGTGCGCTTCGCCCGCGAACATGGCGCGCGGCTGTTCATCTCGCTGCACGCCGATTCGCTGGGCTCCAAGGATGGCGATGTGCGCGGGGCGACGATCTACACCATCTCCGACCGCGCCTCCGACGCCGAATCGCAGCGCCTCGCGGATTCGGAGAACAAGGCGGATCTCATTGCCGGAATCGACCTTTCCGAGGAGCCGGCAGATGTCGCCGGCATCCTGTTCGACCTCGCCCAGCGCGAGACGCGCAATTTTTCCGCGCTTTTCGCCCGCAGTCTCGCCGGCAGCGTCAGCGGCGTGGCGCGGATGCACAAATCGCCGCTGAAATCGGCCGGCTTCAAGGTGCTGAAGGCGCCGGACGTTCCCTCGGTGCTGTTCGAACTCGGCTATCTTTCCAGCGCCAAGGACCTTGAGCTCATGACATCGGCCGCCTGGCAGGCTAGTGTGACCGAGGCCATGGTCGCGGCGATCGACGCCTATTTCGCCGCGCAGGGGCCCGTGGAGGGTATCCCCGTGGCGCTGCCGGCCAGTACTGGCCGGACGGGCGGCGATCCTCTGGCCGCGACCGGGCCTTGA
- a CDS encoding ribonuclease E/G, translated as MANKMLIDATHPEETRVVVVRGNRVEEFDFEAANRKPLRGNIYLAKVTRVEPSLQAAFVEYGGNRHGFLAFSEIHPDYYQIPVADRQALLAEEERQQRRDAEAENEDKPKSRPRRTRGAAKAAEGDESVSEEGTAEAAGESENESAGEAAPARRSRRRRPADDDSGGEAGEVEEIADEEEIVDEVGSDDAMEEMPERAAPRGRARTYKIQEVIKRRQVMLVQVVKEERGNKGAALTTYLSLAGRYSVLMPNTARGGGISRKITSAEDRKRLKEVASDLDVPEGMGVILRTAGANRTKPEIKRDFEYLLRLWENVRELTLGSTAPSLVYEEGSLIKRSIRDLYNKDIDEVLVAGEEGYREAKDFMRMLMPSHAKNVKVYKDLQPVFTRFGVESQLDAMFLPQVQLKSGGYLVINPTEALVSIDVNSGRSTREHNIEDTALKTNLEAAEEVARQLRLRDLAGLVVIDFIDMDEKRNNRAVERRLKDCLKNDRARIQLGRISHFGLMEMSRQRIRTGVLESSTEVCPHCGGTGHVRSSASVALQMLRGAEDMLQRSNTHNLVIRTRAENALYVLNHKRAHLHELEERFGVLITIAADPTLTGLTPFAIDKGEPVPNPIPLPKPPELVFEPEDDIVADEAEDETETEANAEAPAEAEAGENTGPTASSGDGSSEGGRRRRRRRRRRRGGGGNGENGERHAEGEAAADMAGVEFEDDGEDGDGDESAPETAEVAAEVTAEVSSDAPAAPEPAEPAEALPEDAAITPAEAQDVAAAEPTPEAVTETAAEAAPIEDEKPRRGRRGGGRRTKAAAAEASTEAVPAAEAVAAEAPAVEAPAAEAADAAEAKPKPRRRRSTVREKAPAAVEGDTVSESVSEAPVEAAPPEAPVAESAQEPSVAAEAAPVEASPAEEAPASAAPAPSPEPDRPRRTGWWQRKIFGE; from the coding sequence ATGGCCAACAAGATGCTTATCGACGCCACCCATCCCGAGGAGACTCGGGTGGTGGTGGTGCGCGGCAACCGAGTCGAGGAATTCGACTTCGAGGCCGCAAACCGCAAGCCGCTGCGCGGCAACATCTACCTCGCCAAGGTCACGCGGGTAGAGCCTTCCCTCCAGGCCGCCTTTGTCGAATATGGCGGCAATCGGCATGGCTTCCTCGCCTTCAGCGAGATCCATCCCGACTATTACCAGATCCCGGTCGCCGACCGGCAGGCCCTGCTCGCCGAGGAAGAACGCCAGCAGCGGCGCGACGCTGAGGCCGAAAACGAGGACAAGCCCAAGAGCCGCCCCCGGCGGACGCGCGGCGCGGCCAAGGCCGCCGAGGGCGACGAGAGCGTCTCCGAGGAGGGCACGGCCGAAGCCGCTGGCGAGAGCGAGAACGAAAGTGCGGGCGAGGCCGCCCCGGCGCGCCGGTCGCGCCGGCGCCGTCCCGCCGATGACGACAGCGGCGGTGAGGCCGGCGAGGTCGAGGAAATCGCCGACGAGGAAGAGATCGTCGACGAGGTCGGCTCCGACGACGCCATGGAAGAAATGCCGGAGCGCGCCGCGCCGCGCGGCCGGGCCCGCACCTACAAGATCCAGGAAGTCATCAAGCGCCGGCAGGTGATGCTGGTGCAGGTGGTCAAGGAAGAGCGCGGCAACAAGGGCGCGGCGCTCACCACCTATCTCTCGCTTGCCGGCCGCTATTCGGTGCTGATGCCCAACACGGCGCGCGGCGGCGGCATTTCCCGCAAGATCACCTCGGCCGAGGACCGCAAGCGGCTGAAGGAGGTCGCCTCCGACCTTGACGTGCCGGAGGGCATGGGCGTCATCCTGCGCACCGCCGGCGCCAACCGCACCAAGCCGGAGATCAAGCGCGACTTCGAGTATCTCCTGCGCCTGTGGGAGAATGTGCGCGAACTCACCCTCGGCTCCACCGCCCCGTCGCTGGTCTATGAGGAAGGCTCGCTGATCAAGCGCTCCATTCGCGACCTCTACAACAAGGACATTGACGAGGTTCTCGTCGCCGGCGAGGAAGGCTATCGCGAAGCCAAGGACTTCATGCGCATGCTCATGCCGAGCCATGCGAAGAACGTGAAGGTCTACAAGGACCTGCAGCCGGTGTTCACCCGCTTCGGGGTGGAAAGCCAGCTCGACGCGATGTTCCTGCCGCAGGTGCAGTTGAAGTCGGGCGGCTATCTCGTCATCAACCCGACCGAGGCGCTGGTTTCCATCGACGTGAACTCCGGGCGCTCCACCCGCGAGCACAATATCGAGGACACCGCTCTGAAGACCAATCTGGAGGCCGCCGAGGAGGTGGCCCGCCAGTTGCGCCTGCGCGACCTCGCCGGCCTCGTCGTGATCGACTTCATCGACATGGACGAGAAGCGCAACAACCGCGCGGTGGAGCGCAGGCTCAAGGACTGCCTGAAGAACGACCGCGCCCGCATCCAGCTCGGCCGCATCTCGCATTTCGGCCTGATGGAGATGAGCCGCCAGCGCATCCGCACCGGCGTGCTGGAATCCTCCACCGAGGTGTGCCCGCATTGCGGCGGCACCGGCCATGTGCGCTCGTCCGCGTCCGTCGCGCTGCAGATGCTGCGCGGCGCCGAGGACATGCTGCAGCGCTCCAACACCCATAATCTCGTTATCCGCACCCGGGCGGAGAACGCGCTCTATGTGCTCAACCACAAGCGCGCGCATCTGCACGAGCTGGAAGAGCGCTTCGGTGTGCTTATCACCATCGCGGCGGACCCCACGCTGACCGGGCTGACGCCTTTCGCCATCGACAAGGGCGAGCCGGTGCCGAACCCCATCCCGCTGCCCAAGCCGCCGGAGCTGGTGTTCGAGCCGGAGGACGACATCGTCGCCGACGAAGCCGAGGACGAGACGGAAACCGAGGCGAACGCCGAGGCACCGGCCGAGGCCGAGGCCGGCGAGAACACGGGCCCGACGGCCTCCTCCGGCGACGGATCGAGCGAAGGCGGGCGCCGCCGGCGCCGCCGGCGTCGGCGCCGGCGTGGCGGCGGCGGCAATGGCGAGAATGGCGAGCGTCATGCCGAGGGCGAAGCGGCGGCGGACATGGCCGGCGTTGAGTTCGAGGATGATGGCGAGGATGGCGACGGCGACGAGTCCGCGCCCGAGACCGCGGAGGTCGCGGCCGAGGTGACGGCCGAGGTGTCCAGCGACGCCCCCGCCGCGCCGGAACCGGCCGAGCCGGCCGAGGCTCTGCCCGAGGACGCGGCGATCACGCCGGCCGAAGCGCAGGATGTTGCTGCGGCGGAGCCCACTCCTGAAGCCGTGACGGAAACCGCTGCGGAAGCCGCGCCCATCGAGGACGAGAAGCCGCGTCGCGGCCGTCGCGGCGGCGGACGCCGTACCAAGGCGGCGGCGGCCGAGGCCAGCACGGAGGCCGTGCCGGCCGCCGAAGCAGTTGCTGCGGAAGCGCCCGCCGTGGAAGCCCCGGCGGCGGAGGCGGCGGATGCTGCCGAAGCGAAGCCCAAGCCCCGCCGCCGCCGTTCGACGGTGCGCGAGAAGGCGCCGGCCGCGGTGGAAGGCGATACGGTCAGCGAAAGCGTGAGCGAGGCGCCTGTCGAAGCAGCCCCACCGGAAGCTCCGGTCGCGGAAAGCGCGCAGGAGCCGTCCGTTGCCGCGGAGGCGGCGCCGGTGGAGGCTTCGCCGGCCGAGGAGGCACCCGCTTCCGCCGCACCTGCTCCGTCACCGGAGCCCGACCGCCCGCGCCGTACCGGCTGGTGGCAGCGCAAGATCTTCGGCGAGTGA
- the aroQ gene encoding type II 3-dehydroquinate dehydratase, protein MPDTVHVLNGPNLNLLGTREPEVYGRATIADLEAACRAACERHGLDLVFRQTNHEGELVTFLQEARGSRGVVLNAAAYTHTSVAIADAIKAAGLIVVEVHLSNVFAREAFRHHSYISPVARGVICGLGIDGYRLAIDALATAGGKIS, encoded by the coding sequence ATGCCCGACACGGTGCATGTTCTCAACGGACCGAACCTCAACCTGCTCGGCACGCGCGAGCCGGAGGTCTACGGCCGTGCGACCATCGCCGATCTGGAAGCCGCCTGCCGCGCCGCCTGCGAGCGCCATGGCCTCGACCTCGTTTTCCGCCAGACCAACCATGAGGGCGAGCTCGTCACCTTCCTGCAGGAAGCGCGCGGCTCGCGCGGCGTGGTGCTGAACGCGGCGGCCTATACCCACACCTCCGTCGCCATCGCCGACGCCATCAAGGCGGCCGGCCTCATTGTCGTCGAAGTCCACCTGTCCAACGTCTTCGCGCGCGAAGCCTTTCGCCACCATTCCTATATTTCGCCGGTCGCCCGCGGGGTGATCTGCGGGCTGGGGATCGACGGCTACCGGCTCGCCATCGACGCGCTCGCCACCGCCGGTGGCAAGATTAGCTGA
- the accB gene encoding acetyl-CoA carboxylase biotin carboxyl carrier protein yields MKTNKPNIDPALVREIANLLSESDLTEIEVQHEDLRIRVVRAAPTVYAAPVAAAPAPVAAAPAPAAAAPAAAPVADVSKHPGLVTSPMVGTAYLGPEPGAKYFVEVGAVVKEGQTLLIVEAMKTMNAIPAPRAGTVTKIIVENAQPVEYGEPLLIIE; encoded by the coding sequence ATGAAAACCAACAAGCCGAACATTGACCCCGCGCTGGTGCGCGAGATCGCCAACCTGCTGTCCGAAAGCGACCTCACCGAGATCGAGGTGCAGCACGAGGATCTGCGCATTCGCGTCGTCCGTGCCGCCCCCACCGTCTATGCCGCCCCGGTCGCGGCCGCGCCGGCTCCCGTGGCCGCCGCTCCCGCACCGGCCGCCGCCGCGCCCGCCGCCGCCCCGGTGGCCGATGTGTCGAAGCATCCCGGCCTCGTCACCTCGCCGATGGTCGGTACCGCCTATCTCGGGCCCGAGCCCGGCGCGAAGTATTTCGTCGAAGTCGGCGCGGTGGTGAAGGAAGGCCAGACGCTGCTCATCGTCGAGGCGATGAAGACCATGAACGCGATTCCGGCGCCCCGCGCGGGCACCGTGACCAAAATCATCGTGGAGAATGCGCAGCCGGTCGAATATGGCGAGCCACTCCTGATCATCGAGTGA